One Watersipora subatra chromosome 4, tzWatSuba1.1, whole genome shotgun sequence genomic window carries:
- the LOC137393160 gene encoding BTB/POZ domain-containing protein 19-like isoform X2: MSGGGGETVMKGPIEPFAFDMKKMINNKDMNDIKFLIGPNRKAIYGHRILLSARCDVFRAMFLDQGSMQHADKEVPFVLSDITPDIFLAVLEFIYTNCVTLSSKNAIDVLGSSIEFGLEELRKLCNQYLIDNMSINNACDVMQAAVTFQQEDLKETAMRYIQENTAGIFKTKGFHEMTDEAMSVVLQSNHLNIDEIEIIEAVREWATVNSVVLGKPISEIAKRVVEHIRLPLLAPDELKEVDEECQRDRLIAVDHISYAWRCHALKKSSPDNSLTWPRKGTKPREHHKNFR; this comes from the exons ATGTCCGGTGGAGGAGGTGAAACTGTTATGAAAGGGCCAATTGAGCCGTTTGCCTTTGATATGAAGAAGATGATCAATAACAAAGATATGAA CGACATAAAATTTTTGATTGGACCAAACCGCAAAGCAATTTACGGCCACAGGATATTGCTCTCAGCAAGATGTGATGTATTCAGAGCAATGTTCTTAGACCAGGGTAGTATGCAGCATGCCGACAAGGAAGTgccatttgttctttctgatatAACACCGGATATATTTCTAGCCGTACTGGAATTTATCTACACTAACTGTGTTACCCTCAGCAGCAAAAAC GCAATTGATGTTCTTGGCAGCTCTATCGAGTTTGGACTTGAGGAACTGCGAAAg CTATGCAATCAATACCTGATAGACAACATGAGCATAAACAATGCCTGCGATGTCATGCAAGCAGCTGTCACTTTCCAGCAGGAAGACTTGAAAGAGACGGCCATGAGATATATTCAAGAAAATACAGCG ggtatttttaaaacaaagggTTTCCATGAGATGACAGATGAGGCCATGTCTGTCGTACTACAGAGCAACCACCTGAATATCgatgaaatagaaataatagagGCTGTGAGAGAGTGGGCAACAGTCAACTCA GTCGTACTAGGAAAGCCAATTTCAGAAATAGCAAAAAGGGTTGTGGAACATATTCGGCTACCACTGTTAGCTCCTGATGAGCTCAAGGAAGTAGACGAAGAGTGTCAGCGAGACAGGCTCATTGCA GTGGACCACATCTCCTATGCTTGGAGGTGTCATGCGCTAAAGAAGTCTTCTCCAGACAATTCACTAACATGGCCACGAAAAGGAACAAAGCCGCGCGAGCATCACAAAAATTTCCGCTAA
- the LOC137393160 gene encoding BTB/POZ domain-containing protein 19-like isoform X1: MSGGGGETVMKGPIEPFAFDMKKMINNKDMNDIKFLIGPNRKAIYGHRILLSARCDVFRAMFLDQGSMQHADKEVPFVLSDITPDIFLAVLEFIYTNCVTLSSKNAIDVLGSSIEFGLEELRKLCNQYLIDNMSINNACDVMQAAVTFQQEDLKETAMRYIQENTARGGKDGRGIFKTKGFHEMTDEAMSVVLQSNHLNIDEIEIIEAVREWATVNSVVLGKPISEIAKRVVEHIRLPLLAPDELKEVDEECQRDRLIAVDHISYAWRCHALKKSSPDNSLTWPRKGTKPREHHKNFR; encoded by the exons ATGTCCGGTGGAGGAGGTGAAACTGTTATGAAAGGGCCAATTGAGCCGTTTGCCTTTGATATGAAGAAGATGATCAATAACAAAGATATGAA CGACATAAAATTTTTGATTGGACCAAACCGCAAAGCAATTTACGGCCACAGGATATTGCTCTCAGCAAGATGTGATGTATTCAGAGCAATGTTCTTAGACCAGGGTAGTATGCAGCATGCCGACAAGGAAGTgccatttgttctttctgatatAACACCGGATATATTTCTAGCCGTACTGGAATTTATCTACACTAACTGTGTTACCCTCAGCAGCAAAAAC GCAATTGATGTTCTTGGCAGCTCTATCGAGTTTGGACTTGAGGAACTGCGAAAg CTATGCAATCAATACCTGATAGACAACATGAGCATAAACAATGCCTGCGATGTCATGCAAGCAGCTGTCACTTTCCAGCAGGAAGACTTGAAAGAGACGGCCATGAGATATATTCAAGAAAATACAGCG AGAGGTGGGAAAGATGGGCGG ggtatttttaaaacaaagggTTTCCATGAGATGACAGATGAGGCCATGTCTGTCGTACTACAGAGCAACCACCTGAATATCgatgaaatagaaataatagagGCTGTGAGAGAGTGGGCAACAGTCAACTCA GTCGTACTAGGAAAGCCAATTTCAGAAATAGCAAAAAGGGTTGTGGAACATATTCGGCTACCACTGTTAGCTCCTGATGAGCTCAAGGAAGTAGACGAAGAGTGTCAGCGAGACAGGCTCATTGCA GTGGACCACATCTCCTATGCTTGGAGGTGTCATGCGCTAAAGAAGTCTTCTCCAGACAATTCACTAACATGGCCACGAAAAGGAACAAAGCCGCGCGAGCATCACAAAAATTTCCGCTAA
- the LOC137393161 gene encoding sperm microtubule inner protein 8-like, translated as MSLAMQGTGATPGYAIDYSSRSLRLASVKNGIFNPRLPKIRQMDRDTNMHRLPDEHCRTSTTLGENDFLRANSSVFRPGAIKLHHLPITAQGRALLKYGPDQRTERSKTSLDRQREQWQEDVVRTPSKFTVEMRESQPSSGPTFTGYAVRYLRPEITSSWQYTLQQKPRLDQHGQRPVPANIFARYRDTHPQYSVDAAVEGWR; from the exons ATGTCTTTGGCAATGCAAGGCACTGGGGCAACGCCCGGATATGCCATCGACTACTCTTCACGGAGTTTAAGACTTGCTTCTGTAAAAAATGGCATATTTAACCCTCGACTTCCCAAAATACGTCAGATGGACAGAGATACAAACATGCATCGTTTGCCAGATGAGCATTGCCGCACTTCAACTACACTGGGTGAAA ATGACTTTTTGAGAGCCAACAGTTCTGTGTTTCGTCCTGGAGCAATAAAACTTCATCATCTG CCAATCACAGCGCAGGGAAGGGCTCTACTAAAATATGGTCCAGACCAGAGAACTGAGCGCTCAAAAACATCTTTAGA TCGTCAGAGAGAGCAATGGCAAGAGGATGTGGTGAGAACTCCAAGCAAGTTCACAGTAGAAATGCGAGAGAGCCAGCCATCTAGTG GTCCTACATTTACCGGATACGCTGTTAGATACTTGAGGCCAGAAATCACTTCTTCTTGGCAGTACACCTTACAACAGAAGCCCAGACTTGACCAGCATGGACAAAGACCAGTTCCAGCTAACATTTT TGCAAGGTACAGAGACACTCATCCTCAATATTCAGTTGATGCCGCTGTGGAAGGATGGAGATAA
- the LOC137394036 gene encoding autotransporter adhesin BpaC-like → MTGDMSESSGKGTSMTGDMSESSGKGTSMTGDMSESSGKGTSMTGDMSESSGKGTSMTGDMSESSGKGTSMTGDMSESSGKGTSMTGDMSESSGKGTSMTRDMSESSGKGTSMTRDMSESSGKATSTTGDMPSCKKAIFKVGGNSFYHQWPFLIIGTQLAVYR, encoded by the coding sequence atgactggagacatgtctgagtccagtggtaagggaacctcaatgactggagatatgtctgagtccagtggtaAGGGAACCtcgatgactggagacatgtctgagtctagtggTAAGGGAACCtcgatgactggagacatgtctgagtctagtggtaagggaacctcaatgactggagatatgtctgagtccagtggtaAGGGAACCtcgatgactggagacatgtctgagtctagtggTAAGGGAACCtcgatgactggagacatgtctgagtctagtggTAAGGGAACCTCGATGACTAgagacatgtctgagtctagtggTAAGGGAACCTCGATGACTAgagacatgtctgagtccagtggtaAGGCAACTTCGACGACTGGAGATATGCCCAGTTGCAAAAAAGCAATATTTAAAGTTGGAGGTAATTCTTTTTACCACCAATGGCCTTTTTTGATAATTGGAACCCAACTTGCTGTTTACAGATAA